The nucleotide window TACCTATGGCGTGTCATTAGTGGATAATCCGCAGCTGTTCCATGAGATTCATGAAACTACAGCGACGACACTGGGCTTAAATGAAAAAGAGAGAGTGTATAGCTGATTTGCTAGATGACTAGAACCTTTGATCCAAGTTGGATTGAAGGTTTTTTGTTAGGTGGAGAGTAAATTTAATACTAGGGTTATATTACTTTCTGCAGGTATGGTCCTCGTTATTTAGACGCTTTTAACGGGTAGGTCCAGGGCTAGGGCTACGGCCACGGCCACGGCTATCTAGAGTACGTTGTTATTAAGACAGCTTTTAAGGAAAAGAGGGCAAAGCTGTCAAGAAAGAGCTGTTATTGTGACAGGTTTCAGCTGAAAGAGGCCAAAGCTGTCAAGAAAGAGCTGATATTGTGACAGGTTTCAGGTGAAAGAGGGCAAAGCTGTCAAGAAAGAGCTGTTATTGTGACAGGTTTCAGGTGAAAGAGGGCAAAGCTGTCAAGAAAGAGCTGTTATTGTGACAGGTTTCAGGTGAAAGAGGGCAAAGCTGTCAAGAAAGAGCTGTTATTGTGACAGGTATCAGGTGAAAGAGGGCAAAGCTGTCAAGAAAAGTCCGTTATTGTGACAGGTTTCAGGGAAAGAGCCCAAAGCTGTCAAGAAAAGCCGGTTATTGTGACAGGTTTGAGGTGTAAGAGCCCAAAGCTGTCAAGAAAGAGCTGTTATTGTGACAGGTTTCAGCTGAAAGAGGGCAAAGCTGTCAAGAAAGAGCTGTTATTGTGACAGGTTTCAGGTGAAAGAGGGCAAAGCTGTCAAGAAAGAGCTGTTATTGTGACAGGTTTCAGGTGAAAGAGGGCAAAGCTGTCAAGAAAGAGCTGTTATTGTGACAGGTTTCAGGTGAAAGAGCCCAAAGCTGTCAAGAAAAGTCCGTTATTGTGACAGGTTTCAGGTGAAAGAGCCCAAAGCTGTCAAGAAAGAGCTGTTATTGTGACAGGTATCAGGTGAAAGAGGGCAAAGCTGTCAAGAAAGAGCTGTTATTGTGACAGGTATCAGGTGAAAGAGCCCAAAGCTGTCAAGAAAAGGCCGTTATTGTGACAGGTTTCAGGTGAAAGAGGTTAAAGCTGTCAAGAAAAGATCGTTATTTAGTTAGGTAGGGCGTGTTGACGTAAATAATCTATCTAATTCAAACAACAAAAAAACCGCTCGACTGCCATTCCGGCAGCAAAGCGGTTTTATCTTTAGTTCCGAATCAAGTAATCAAAAGCACCCAATGATGCGGTTGCACCTGATCCCATGGAGATGATGATTTGCTTGTATGCACTGTCCGTGCAATCGCCTGCAGCAAAGACACCAGGAAGGTCTGTAGCGCCATGCTTGTTCACGACGATCTCACCGAAGCGAGTGCGCTCAAGCGTGTCTCCCAGCCATTCTGTGTTCGGTACAAGGCCAATCTGGACGAATACACCCTGTAATTCAACGTGGTGTTCTTCACCTGTATCACGGTCAATGTATGAAATCCCGTTTACTTTGTCAGTTCCCGTGATTTCTTTTGTTTGTGCGTTCTTGACGACTGTTACGTTAGGAAGGCTGTTTAGGCGCTCCTGCAGGACAGCATCGGCTTTTAATTCTGGCATGAATTCCAGCACTGTCACATGTTTAACGATACCCGCTAGGTCGATGGCTGCTTCAACACCAGAGTTTCCTCCGCCGATGACAGCAACATCTTTTCCTTCAAACAATGGTCCGTCACAGTGAGGGCAGTAGGCAACGCCTTTGTTCTTGAACTCTGCTTCTCCTGGAACGTTGACATTACGCCAGCGGGCACCAGTGGAAATGATCACGGTCTTGCTCTTCAAAACAGCACCATTTTCAAGTTCTACCTCGATAAGTTCTTTCTTCTCAAGGCGTGTGGCACGCTGCAGGTTCATGATATCAACGCCATACTCTTTAACGTGCTCCTCAAGGCTTGCAACAAGCTTTGGACCTTCAGTATGCTTCACGCTGATGAAGTTCTCAATCCCCAAAGTATCCATTACCTGTCCGCCGAAGCGTTCAGCGACAATACCTGTACGGATGCCTTTACGAGCAGCATAGATAGCCGCGCTTGATCCAGCAGGTCCTCCGCCGATAACAAGAACATCGTAAGGGTCTTTGTCATTGAGCTCTGATGCATCAGGACCAGAACCCATTTTAGCAAGGATTTCTTCCAGTGACATACGTCCGCTTCCGAATGGCTCGCCATTCAGCATTACTGTTGGCACAGCCATGATCTGTTTAGTTTCAACTTCATCTTTAAAAGCTGCACCGTCAATCATCGTATGGGAGATATCAGGATTTAAAACACTCATTACATTTAAAGCCTGAACCACATCAGGGCAGTTATGGCAGCTCAGGCTGACATAAGTTTCAAAACGATATTCCTCTTTGATCGCTTTTACCTGATCGATGACTTTCTGGTCTACCTTAGGAGCTCTTCCGCTAACTTGCAGCAGAGCAAGGACTAATGAAGTGAATTCATGTCCTAAAGGGATGCCCGCAAAAGTCACGCCAGTGTCTTCACCAGGACGGTTGACACTGAAGCTAGGTGTTCTTTCTAATTCGGCATGCTCCACTTTGATGTGGGATGACATTGTTGCCAATTCATCGACTAAAGCCAGCATATCTCGTGATACATCATCCGATCCTGCGCTAACTTTAAGCAGCACATCGCCCTCCATCATTTGAAGATATTGGGCTAATTGTGCTTTTATATCTGCATCTAATAACATGGGTGAGTACCCCTTAAATCTTTCCTACAAGATCAAGGCTTGGCTTAAGAGTTTCTCCGCCTTCTTGCCATTTAGCAGGGCAAACTTCGCCTGGGTTGTTGCGTACATATTGTGCAGCTTTTAGCTTGCTTACAACCTGGCTAGCGTCACGGCCGATTCCGCCTGCATTGATTTCAACAGTTTGGATAACGCCGTCTGGATCGATGATGAATGTTCCGCGCTCTGCAAGACCATCTTCTTCGTTCAATACATCGAAGTTGCGAGAAATCTTCTGTGAAGGGTCTCCGATCATGATGTACTCGATTTTGCCAATCGCTTCAGAGTGGTCATGCCATGCTTTGTGAGTGAAGTGAGTATCAGTAGATACAGAGTATACTTCAGCTCCCATTTCTTTTAATGTAGCATATTCGTTTTGCATGTCTTCAAGCTCAGTAGGGCATACGAATGTGAAGTCTGCTGGATAGAAGACAACTACGCTCCACTTACCTTTAAGGTTTTCTTCAGTAACAGTGATGAATTCACCCTTTTGGAATGCGTTTGCTGTGAATGGTAAAACTTGAGTGCCGATTAATGCCATGATTAATTTCCTCCTTGAATGGTTGGATTATTTTTGAAATAGTTTTACTGATGTGTTCAGTTAACTATTTGGTAAACTAGAATAATTCTAATACAGTAACGATTATTATATAAAACTTATTAAGTGTCAAGTAATAAACACCACATAGAGTTCTTAATAATTATTTCAAAAAAAACATGCATTTATACGGGTTATAAAAATGTAGCCATAATAAGAGCGCAATTGCTTGTACTGAGTGACTAGTCCACTTTTTCCTGTGAATTCATCTGAAAACTT belongs to Mesobacillus subterraneus and includes:
- the ahpF gene encoding alkyl hydroperoxide reductase subunit F produces the protein MLLDADIKAQLAQYLQMMEGDVLLKVSAGSDDVSRDMLALVDELATMSSHIKVEHAELERTPSFSVNRPGEDTGVTFAGIPLGHEFTSLVLALLQVSGRAPKVDQKVIDQVKAIKEEYRFETYVSLSCHNCPDVVQALNVMSVLNPDISHTMIDGAAFKDEVETKQIMAVPTVMLNGEPFGSGRMSLEEILAKMGSGPDASELNDKDPYDVLVIGGGPAGSSAAIYAARKGIRTGIVAERFGGQVMDTLGIENFISVKHTEGPKLVASLEEHVKEYGVDIMNLQRATRLEKKELIEVELENGAVLKSKTVIISTGARWRNVNVPGEAEFKNKGVAYCPHCDGPLFEGKDVAVIGGGNSGVEAAIDLAGIVKHVTVLEFMPELKADAVLQERLNSLPNVTVVKNAQTKEITGTDKVNGISYIDRDTGEEHHVELQGVFVQIGLVPNTEWLGDTLERTRFGEIVVNKHGATDLPGVFAAGDCTDSAYKQIIISMGSGATASLGAFDYLIRN
- the ahpC gene encoding alkyl hydroperoxide reductase subunit C; its protein translation is MALIGTQVLPFTANAFQKGEFITVTEENLKGKWSVVVFYPADFTFVCPTELEDMQNEYATLKEMGAEVYSVSTDTHFTHKAWHDHSEAIGKIEYIMIGDPSQKISRNFDVLNEEDGLAERGTFIIDPDGVIQTVEINAGGIGRDASQVVSKLKAAQYVRNNPGEVCPAKWQEGGETLKPSLDLVGKI